GCAACATCGCCGGTACTGTCACGAGGAAGGTCACCGCGCCGGAACCGTCCAGGTGCACCAGCAGCGCCAGGGTCGCCGTGCCGACGACAATGCGTGTAGGACGCGTGCCGACCGTGCGCAGGATGCGATCAATGATCGGGTCGAGCATGCCGGCGTCGGTCATGATCCCGAAGAAGAGGATCGCAAACACAAACATGCCCACCACGGGGGCGACGTTCTTGATGCCGGTGATGATGAACGCACTGGTTTGCAGACCGAAACCGCCGAGCAGCGCGGCGAGGATCGGCAGGGCAATCAGCGCCACCAGGGGCGAGAGGCGCTTGCTCATGACGGCGGCAAGCAGGCAGAGGATGGTGATGACACCCAGGGTTGCGAGCATGGGGTACTCCAGGGCGGCCTTGTGGCCGGTTATTGTTTTCCCTGGAGTATTGGAATCAGGTTAGGCTTTGTAAATTGGAATATTCAGGCACCCGCATTCGGAAAAACAAAATGAAGCTGGCGTTATGAAAAACAGCATCCAACACATTCAGGCGTTTCTCGCCGTCGCTCGCACGGGCAGCTTCACCAAGGCCGCCAGCGAGCTGAACCTGTCCCCCTCGGCGCTGACCGTGCAGGTTCAACAATTGGAAGACTGGCTGGGCGTTGCCCTGCTCGACCGCAGCCCTCGTCATGTGACCATCACCGCCGCCGGCCAGGATGCGCGTGGTCCCATGGAAAAGCTGCTGCTGGACCTGGACAACATCGTCACCGGCTCGCGTGACCTCGCGGCCCTGCGCCGTGGCGTCGTGACCATTGCCGCCCTGCCCTCGGTATGCGCCGGCAGCCTGCCGCCGGTGTTGCGTCTGTTCCGTGAACGCTTCGCCGGGATCGAAGTGCGCTTGCACGACCTGGTGGCCCACCGCATCCATGCCCAGGTGCGGTCCGGCGAGGTGGACTTCGGCATCGGCGTACGTGCGCGCCTGAGCCACGGCCTGGATTTCGTGCCGGTGCTCAATGACCGCCTGTGCGCATTCGTGCCGCTGGATCACCCCCTCGCCCACCATCGGCAGCTGAGCCTGGCCCAACTGGCGGACCAGCCGATCATCCTCACCGGGCGTGACAGCAGCGTGCGCGAGCAGGTGGATACGCTGTTTGATCAGACGCGGTTGACGCTGAATGCGGGCATGGAGGCCAACTACATGTCCACGGTGCTGGCACTGGTGCGCCAGGGGTTGGGAATCAGCGTGCTGCCGGAATCGGCGGCGGACAGCCTGGAGGGGTTGAAGCGGATCGACATTGATCATCCCGGGGTGAACAGGGAAATTGGCTTGATCAGTCGCAGCGCGATGGCGTTGAGCCCGGCAGCGCAACGCTGTTTCGACCTCCTGAGTGAGCGGCTGGCCAGTGCTTAGTTGCCTGTAGTGCAGGAAAAAACTCGAGGCTACACCGCCCGCACACGCCTTAGTTGAATAAAGAGCAAGCGGCGAGTGCCGTTGCAATTTGAAGCAAATCCGGCCAAATGCCATGTATATGATCACGCCTACGACGTTTAAAGGGTTATCACATTCATGAGCAACTCACCTACAACAGCTCGGGCTTTTATTCTCGCATCGCTCAAAGACATAGGCATTGCCCAGGACAAGTTGACGTCTATCAACGACGGTGCAGAAATGTATGGTCCGCAGGGGCTACTGGATTCTGTGCATTTAGTTGGGCTTATTTCAGCCATTGGTGAGCGGATCGACAACACAACCGGCGACGCCGAGAGTTTTTTCGACGTTCTCGATGACGACCTGTTCGACAACTTCAAAGACATCAATCGCATCGAGTCGTTATTGAACGGGAAATTCAGCCATGTCAGCTTTTGCTCCTGATAGTCACTACATCCACACCGACAAGATTGAAGACATTCCCTATCACTTGCTGGCCGATAAAGTACCCACGCCTTTCTATGCGTACAGCGCCACACAAATAAGAACCGATTTTGCAGAACTTAAACGCAGGCTCCCCCAAGACATTGATTACTTTTACTCGCTGAAGGCCAACCCGAATAAGGCACTGGTGGGGTTATTGCATCAGGCCGGCACGGGCTGCGAAGTATGCTCTCTGGCGGAACTTGAAATTGCACTGCGCCAAGGTGTGCCACCGAACGAAATCATCTTTGTCGGGCCGGGAAAGCATATCAACGAGTTAACGCAATGTTGCATCGCCGGCATTAAAGCCGTGGTGGTGGAATCCATTGAAGAAATGCTTCTGCTCAATGATATTGCCGCAGGCCTGGAAGTCACTCAGCGTATCGCCCTGCGCATCAACCCCGATTTCACCGGCGAAAAAGCCAAGCTGGTAATGAGCGGCAAACCCCGGCAGTTCGGTATCGATGAGCAGCTGCTGCCGCAGGCATTCGGCGTACTTGCACAACTGGGGCACCTGCGACTGGCAGGTATCCATATTTATCTGGGCACGCGCATTCTTGACTGGCAGGCCCTGGCCAACAACACGCAGAACATCCTGGCATTGGCCGCCACGCTGCAGCAGACCCATGGCGTGAACTTCGAGTTTGTCGATGTGGGTGGCGGCTTCGGCGTGCGCTACTTCGACAAGGAAAAAGCACTCGACCTGGCTGCCCTGGGTGAAGCGTTGATGCCGGTAGTCGACGTTTACCGCCGACGTTTTCCACAGTGCAAAATCGTGATCGAACTGGGCCGTTTCCTGATTGCGCGCGCGGGTATCTTCGTCACGCGGATCAACTACCTCAAACCGTCCCGAGACGAGTGGTTTGCCGTGTGCGATGGCGGTGCCAACTGTCACGGCAGTGCGGCCGGCATCAACTCCCTGATCCGCCGTAACTTCCCGATGGCGCGTCTTGGCCCATCCCGGCAGAACGCCCAGCGTCGTTATCAAGTGACCGGTCCCCTGTGCACGCCCACCGACTTGCTGGGCGAGAACGTGATGCTCGACGAGCTTCGCTCGGGCGATCTGATCGGTATCGGGCATTCAGGTGCCTATGGGGCCAGTGCGTCGCCGGTGGGTTTCTTGAGCTTCGGTCACCCGGCGGAAGTGCTTGTCGAGCGCGATCAGGCTTTTCTGATCCGCACCGCAGACAGCGTGGACACTCTGTTGGCGCCGCAGGTGTGCCAGCGTTTGTCTCTGCCCAACGCCTGAAGGAGTCGCCATGTCGCTGGAATTCACGACTTCTCACATCCGCTGGCGCCAGTTCGAGCGGCAAGACGATGCGCCTGCCCCGGACGGCGCTCAAATGAAACTGGTGACGGACTTCGTCAACGGCTTTTTCGATTCGCATGGGCGTAAGGAACGGGCACAGGAACAGCATGCACGGCGCTGGTATGCCTCACAAAACCAGGCGTTCAGGGTTATGCTCAAGCAGGTGGTCGCAGCGCTGCAAAACCAGGTTCGACTCGATGACCTGGACCTGCTGGTGCTCACCCACTGGACGCCGGACGTTGAGGTCGGTTGTTCGGTGACCAATGCCATCATCCATGAGACGGGCTGCCACGACGCCTTTGGTATCGCCATCAGCGATCACGGCTTGAGCAGCCCGTTTCTGGCATTGCAAGTCATTGAGGATTACCTCGATGACGGGAACCATAGCGACCGCGAAAAAAAGGCCCTGCTGCTGATCGCAGACCAGGACGCCATCCTGTATGACAGCCCTGCCCTGGCCCGCCTGAACCCGGAGCCCAGCGCCTGTGTGGTGATGTTGCGCAGCCTGCCGAGCGGCCCCGCCGCCGAACCCCGCGCGGGCATCGCGTTCAAGCACTATCGCAAAGTGGCCTTCCCTCAGGCATTGGATACCCTGCTGCCCATCCTGGATATGTTCACCTCCACGGAAGACTTGCTGCCCCTGCTGATCCTGACCACGCCGGGCTTTGCCGAACAATTGCGCCAGCACGCGCCGTTGGCTGCTCATCGCATCGAGAGCTGGGACGAGTCATTACTGTCCTGCGCGCCCTGGGCGCGGCTGGCCCAACTGGCACCGACCCACCTGCGTATCCTGCTGATGCTGCCGGAGGGTGAGTCCCTGGCCTGCGCAGGCTTTGTGGCGGGGGCCTGACGTGTATATCCACACGATAACCAGCCTCGTCGCCGAGCACCTTACTGCGCTTCCCGCCATGGCACAAAAGTATGCCTGGGGTGAGCGAAACACCAAGATT
This region of Pseudomonas sp. MUP55 genomic DNA includes:
- a CDS encoding LysR family transcriptional regulator; the protein is MKNSIQHIQAFLAVARTGSFTKAASELNLSPSALTVQVQQLEDWLGVALLDRSPRHVTITAAGQDARGPMEKLLLDLDNIVTGSRDLAALRRGVVTIAALPSVCAGSLPPVLRLFRERFAGIEVRLHDLVAHRIHAQVRSGEVDFGIGVRARLSHGLDFVPVLNDRLCAFVPLDHPLAHHRQLSLAQLADQPIILTGRDSSVREQVDTLFDQTRLTLNAGMEANYMSTVLALVRQGLGISVLPESAADSLEGLKRIDIDHPGVNREIGLISRSAMALSPAAQRCFDLLSERLASA
- a CDS encoding type III PLP-dependent enzyme → MSAFAPDSHYIHTDKIEDIPYHLLADKVPTPFYAYSATQIRTDFAELKRRLPQDIDYFYSLKANPNKALVGLLHQAGTGCEVCSLAELEIALRQGVPPNEIIFVGPGKHINELTQCCIAGIKAVVVESIEEMLLLNDIAAGLEVTQRIALRINPDFTGEKAKLVMSGKPRQFGIDEQLLPQAFGVLAQLGHLRLAGIHIYLGTRILDWQALANNTQNILALAATLQQTHGVNFEFVDVGGGFGVRYFDKEKALDLAALGEALMPVVDVYRRRFPQCKIVIELGRFLIARAGIFVTRINYLKPSRDEWFAVCDGGANCHGSAAGINSLIRRNFPMARLGPSRQNAQRRYQVTGPLCTPTDLLGENVMLDELRSGDLIGIGHSGAYGASASPVGFLSFGHPAEVLVERDQAFLIRTADSVDTLLAPQVCQRLSLPNA